A region of the Amycolatopsis sp. cg13 genome:
ACTCGCATCCCAGCGCGGAACGTTCGATCGACGGCTTCCCGTCGGGTCTCTATCTGGCGACGGTCGAGCACAGCGGGAATACAACGCGTTCGGTGGAGGAAGCCGAGGAGGTCGTCTCGGTGATCAAGTCGTTGCACGGCCGTTCGTGGGAAGGCCGACCGCTCACTGACGCCGATTTCCTTGTCGTGGCCCCGTATAACCTGCAGGCGCGAGTGGTGACGCGTGCACTGTCCGATGCTGGTTTCGGCGACGTCCGGGTCGGCACCGTGGACCGGTTCCAAGGGCAAGAAGCACCCGTTGTGGTGACGACAATGACGTCCTCTTCGGCGGTAGACTTGCCACGAGGCCTTGATTTCTTGTTGTCCCGCAACCGGTTGAATGTCGCTCTCTCACGCGCGCAGTCCGTCGCGGTCCTGGTGTGCTCGCCGAAGCTGCTCGAGGCGGACATCAGAACGGTGGACCAGATGCGGCTGGTCTCCGGGATGCTCGGGTTGCTGCGCGACGCCCGCGAGTGGATCGACTGAGCTGCGTCGGCTGAGCTGGTGAGCTGCGTCGAGGGACCTGCATGGACTGGCCTGGGCTGACTGCTGACTGGTCCGCAGCGGCAGGCTCGCGTCGACTGGTCCGGAGCGGCTGCTCTGCTGTGGCTGGCCTGCGTCGACTGGGCCGCGTCGGTTGGACTGCGTCGGTTGGCTTGCTGTGCTGTGTCGGCTGGCGTGCACTGGCTGGGTTGCGCTGACTGGCTTGCTGGCCTGCAGCTCTGCAGCTCTGCAGCTCTGCAGCTCTGCAGCTCTGCAGCGGCTGGCCGCGCCGACTGAGCCGTGTCGGTTGGCCTGCCCGGTCGGCTTTCTGTGCTGTGTCGGGTGGCTTGCGCTGACTGGCTTGCTGCTCTGCTGCTCTGCAGCGGCTGGCCGCGTCGACTGAGTCGCGTCGGTTGGCCTGCATCGGCTGGCTTGCTGAGCTGCCTCGGCTCGCCTGCACCGAACTGGCGTGTGTCGACGGACCAGCCTCGGCTGGCCTGCTGGGGGTGCCCGCCCCGGCCGGTTCGGTCGGGATCCGGCGGCCGGGCGGGCACATGTCCCCGCTCGCGCGACCGTGGGGGAGGGGTGGCGCGGCGAGCGAGGTGGTCTGAGCGCCCCGCGCTTCCGGCTTGCGGGAGCCGGAGCGGGGGCGCGGGATCCCCGTCCGCGCGGGGCACTGGGGGAGATGCCGCAACGGACGGGGTGGCTGGAGAAACGGGGTGGCTGGGAGAAACCGGTGTGTTCGGCGCGGACAGTCCCACCCGGACCGCCCGTGCACCGACGGCTGACCGGCGGACTCGGCTAGGTTGTCAGTGCTGCCGCTATTCAGTAAAACTCGTTGCGGGCCAAGAACATTCCCGCAGCCGGGGGTGTGCTCCCGCTCTCCTCCGGACCGGCTGGGGGGTTACCGGCCGGTGGGAGCAGGAGCACCGGATCCCGTTCCGCGCCTGGGGGGAGCAGTCGCGCGGAGCGGGTAGTTCTGCGCCGGTACGGGGGCCGCCTCGCGGCGAGTGGCACGACCAGGCTCCGGCCGAACCGGTATTCCTGGAAGGCAGAAGGTGAGGCCCGGGGGCACCTCCGTACCGACACCCTGTACAACGCACCAGACGCGCGAATGTTCCGGCCCCATAAGGTGATCTGGGTCGCCACCAATCGAGTGACCGCTTGGTCGGCTCGGGTAGCCGGCGACGGCCGAACCTCGATCAGGTTGCGTCGCTTGGCGAATCGTTGTGCATTCGCCGCCGGGCCCGGTGCGCCGAAGCTGTTCCCCGGCTGAATCATCCTCTGCCCGCCTGCCCGCCTGCCCGCCTGCCCGCCTGCCCGCCTGCCCGCCTGCCCGCCTGCCCGCCTGCCCGCCTGCCCGCCTGCCCGCCTGCCCGCCTGCCCGCCTGCCCACGAACGAGGGAGACAGTTGACCGGCGTCACTCCGCAACGAACTTGTTCGTAACGAACATGTTCGTTAAACTCAAGCCAGTCACCCTCGAAAAAGAAACGGAGCACCTCATGACCATCACCATCGTCGGTGCCGGCCTCGGCGGTCTCAGCCTCGCCCGCGTCCTGCACGTCCACGGCATCGAAGCCACTGTCCTCGACCTCGACGCCTCTCCGTCCGCCCGCGCGCAGGGCGGCATGCTCGACATCCACGACGACTCCGGCCAGGTCGCCCTCCGTGCCGCCGGTCTGCACGAGGAATTCCGCGCCCTGGTCCACTCAGGCGGCCAGGAGACCCGCGTCTACGACCGAACCGCCGCCCTCTTGTTCTCTGAGGCGGACGACGGCAGTGGCGGGCGTCCGGAGATCGACCGTGGAGCCCTGCGCGACCTCCTCCTCAATTCGCTGCCGGAAGGCACCGTCCGCTGGGGCACGAAGGTCACCGCCGCGGAGCCGCTGCCTGACGGGCGGCATCGCCTCACTCTCGCCGACGGCACGTCGCTCACCACGGACGTGCTCATCGGGGCCGACGGCGCCTGGTCGCGGATCCGCCCGCTGGTCTCGCCGGAAAAACCGGCCTACACCGGCATCTCCTTCGTCGAGATCGATCTCCTCGACGCCGACTCCCGGCACCCAGAGGCGGCAGCTCTCCTCGGCGGCGGGATGAGTTTCGCGCTCGGCGAGGACAAAGGCTTCCTCGCGCACCGCGAACCGGACGGCAGCCTGCACGTCTACGCCGCCGTGCGTGTCCCGGAAACCTGGGTCGCGTCGATCGACTTCACCGATCGCGACGCCGCCAAGGCCGCCGTGCTGAGTCACTTCGACGGCTGGTCTGACCAGCTCCGCGCCCTGGTCACGGACGCGGACGGCGACCTGGTCCCGCGGCTGATCCACGCGCTCCCCGTCGAGCATTCGTGGGCGCGGGTGCCCGGCGTCACGCTGGTCGGCGATGCCGCGCACCTGATGTCACCGTTCGCGGGGGAGGGCGCGAACCTCGCCATGCTCGACGGTGCCGAGTTGGGGCTCGCACTGGCCGGGCACCCGGACGACGTCGAAAGCGCGCTCGCGGAATACGAGGCGGCGTTGTTCCCGCGGAGCGCGAAATCCGCGACGGAGTCGGCGCAAAGTCTCGACAGCTGTTTCCGCCCTGACGCACCGGCGGCCTTGCTCGAGCTGTTCGGAGCCTAATGTCCATAGTGGACGCGCGTACGACTTAAGCGGTACCCGGATCGAGCCGTCAAGCCGATCCGGGCCAGGCGGTTCGGCTCGCACAATGGACCTCAGCCCGCTGTGCGAGAGGAAACCGACTGATGACCGCCGTCCTGGCCGACACCGTCCATCAAGGCCTGCAGTTCGCCGCCGTCGCCGGGATAGTGGCACTGGTGGCGTTTCCGGTTCTGCTGTTTCTCGGCGCGTTGGTGAGCGTGCTCGGCAGTCCGCTCGGCCTCGGGATGAAGTTCGTGTGGGTGGTCTTCGCGTTCTGCGCGCCGTTCCTCGGGCCGGTGCTGTGGTTCCTGGTCGGCAAGAAGAGCGCCGCGCTTCGCTGACACAGGATGTCAGTGGAGCGCGGTTAGCGTCCGGGCATGGATCACGAGATTGACGCCGGCGCGTTCGCCGATCGGTATGTCGCAGTGTGGAACGAATCCGACCCGGCCGCCCGGCGCGAGGCGATCACCTCGTTGTGGGC
Encoded here:
- a CDS encoding FAD-dependent oxidoreductase, whose amino-acid sequence is MTITIVGAGLGGLSLARVLHVHGIEATVLDLDASPSARAQGGMLDIHDDSGQVALRAAGLHEEFRALVHSGGQETRVYDRTAALLFSEADDGSGGRPEIDRGALRDLLLNSLPEGTVRWGTKVTAAEPLPDGRHRLTLADGTSLTTDVLIGADGAWSRIRPLVSPEKPAYTGISFVEIDLLDADSRHPEAAALLGGGMSFALGEDKGFLAHREPDGSLHVYAAVRVPETWVASIDFTDRDAAKAAVLSHFDGWSDQLRALVTDADGDLVPRLIHALPVEHSWARVPGVTLVGDAAHLMSPFAGEGANLAMLDGAELGLALAGHPDDVESALAEYEAALFPRSAKSATESAQSLDSCFRPDAPAALLELFGA
- a CDS encoding PLDc N-terminal domain-containing protein, which codes for MTAVLADTVHQGLQFAAVAGIVALVAFPVLLFLGALVSVLGSPLGLGMKFVWVVFAFCAPFLGPVLWFLVGKKSAALR